The Planctomycetota bacterium genome includes the window ACCTTTTCAAGCGCCGCGATCTGCTCGGGACTGGGGCTTTGCTCGTCGAAATTGCCCAGGCAGCAGATGCCCAGATTGCCCTCGTTGCAGTCCTTGACGTGGGCACCCTGCCACTTGATGTCCCGGGCCTCCCAGACGCGACCGCCGCGGTCCACCACATAGTGGTAGCCGATGTCCCCCCATCCCTTGCCGCGGTGGCCCGTGCGAATCAGCTCCAGGCGAGCCGCGCTGGAGCGCTCATCCTTGGCCAAAAAGGGGCTCATGCCGTCGTGGTGCACCGTGATGTACTTCACGGGAAGCATGGGATTCATCAAGGCCACCGCCGGAGTGCCGGAACTCGGGCACCAACCCTCGCGATCCAGGATGAAGGTCATATTTTTGGGCTTGGGAGACTTGACCGCCGTGGTCGTGGGGGCGGTGGGAGTGGTGTTTTTCAGTTCCGGCCAAACGGGATCGGGAAGGCGCGTCGACTTGTTCGGCGTCGCGCAGCCCGCGGCGAAGAGCAGTCCAAGCGACAGAAATCCCCGGCGGCTCTTGAGCGCCGATGCCAAGCCGGCGGCGCGACTGCCGGGAGGAATTTCGCGCGCCGGATCAGGGTTGTGGGAGTCGCAGCACATTCAGGAAAGCCCGCTTTCAATCGGTCAAAAACAAACCAACGCAATAGACTTTACGGAACAAAATTGGATTCGTAGACACCGGGCGAAATTTTAGTCAAAAAGTGCTCGAAAATTTCGCCCGATTCGAGTCCGACTTTTTTCAAGTTGGTGCGGACTTTTGCACTGGAAAATAGGGCTGATTTGACCATGGGAGGCGGCTTTTTTGGTAGACTGAGCCACCTGAAAAAATGGTCGGTCGGAGCGAAGGTTTTCGACCCGAACGGCCATGGCTCCAGGCCTACGTTAAGGCTCAATTTCACCGTGCCAAGCATGACCAAACAAGACAAGACTCCAGCGATCACCGACACCTCCGAGGGCTCCTACAACTCCGATTCCATCCAGGTGCTTGAGGGCCTCGACGCCATCCGCAAACGGCCCGGCATGTATGTGGGCGGCACCGGATTGGAAGGCCTGCACCACCTGGTCTACGAGTGCGTGGACAACGCCATCGACGAGGCCATGGCGGGCTACGCCACCAATGTCACCGTGCTGCTGGGTGTAGATGGAAGCTGCACGGTGGGCGACGACGGCCGTGGCATGCCGG containing:
- a CDS encoding peptidoglycan recognition protein family protein: MCCDSHNPDPAREIPPGSRAAGLASALKSRRGFLSLGLLFAAGCATPNKSTRLPDPVWPELKNTTPTAPTTTAVKSPKPKNMTFILDREGWCPSSGTPAVALMNPMLPVKYITVHHDGMSPFLAKDERSSAARLELIRTGHRGKGWGDIGYHYVVDRGGRVWEARDIKWQGAHVKDCNEGNLGICCLGNFDEQSPSPEQIAALEKVLNVMMNKYGVSVSRVKTHQEWASAHTACPGQSLQSEMRQMRMKRLTLREHLGQAMA